A single window of Tetrapisispora phaffii CBS 4417 chromosome 16, complete genome DNA harbors:
- the TPHA0P01400 gene encoding uncharacterized protein (Ty like retrotransposon), producing MIYRIVLNILIKEPIDYLTIKKMDYTRATEVANDTNLDVGTTQHKLVSPHGGLTRMDNDHSSSQVVKETLQSNIEIPNENTDVFIRTFKNRLSTLEGLYEKTMMKHDEFLNSIEAGDYLSKITKLEEEEKGLELNIEKLRTKIIDREGLLNNRTTAHTRTSINNTVTNGSNKEEGNQQTNLMNNGSLMFKTLNGKEVVINKNYLPLNIEFKLINIEDLPLWIKEFVKFLNYYNLDNLNELPESTIIDPVEDQFIKGQLKENIKCEDIYDFIFMENSSIKILNEVKRIFLRKLNFAKRQKLWKQVSITEKSNNLALQLNLLNKLVGIEEFIDTNKMEIFNLIINRINNQVLQRINAVPIDLSKITPTQYLGIIKKHAEDAFEFHEQIKQFYSSEREEAKSNSKNPETLRPIVKKVQRNPVQTKISTKKNQLKSAVDTVIDSGSGINFTNKKGLIFNYRKLTTIPEYSGVGSSSNLQIIGQGSLRVRMDNNGKYQYIPVYYCPDEDATVLSAIGLRKTLGFIITEDYKNLKNDSISIKIHNVANTTWIKSNDLLLSSKDNRTSEKLTKASSIRWIKPSTSFNNKTVTIHEAHERSNHLPVDVIVHNIENNAFSDVNKINLKKSELINFYCEQCAQAKMKQHDHIKDSMNKHYEQMQPGQSWSLDIRGPLGKNLAKVDNYLLLMVDNVSRFLLVSTHTNKNKETISLQIKNNIQYIEKQYDRIVKELIVDRGSEFTNDSLKTYVSEKGIKLMLTDTNDHASNARAERFIGIMNNDIRTLMHNSDLPWALWKYAALAAARIRNLFMTKKLNCSPMTTLSGKNEQIRFNSFLPFGAHAFVKNQTNNKLTNQGIPAITLCKDPNSFGYLFYLPQTRKVISTMSYILANSEVNGDFIDPNKVLSEIVPDNDDTNEVTSEDALEIEAEPSNADDITIIEGIENDTQYKIPPNIQEDTVYGLDTININDNQKVSDHTRSSTADEEVKEPTLEQDTSNTSDNHSVHEAHMSTLPKDMPTATSHIDILPDSVAESEPVKNVSDQELLLINRFDNKNSDKFPSTEAMKQRRTKLFLKEFASITRRPLKSRKRELTTLDLEEFEAAEEQKKKIKLRSVQAVNKIRTLYFKTAITNNTDVRERKLFSEAFEKELQNLLKMQVFDTSISIPRNQVPANRIIPLQTIFTVKRDGTHKARIVCRGDKQTEATYSNYHTDLLQIDTLKLFLMIANNRKMWIQTLDINHAFLYADLREEIYVPLPHDRRFVTPLKKALYGLKQSPKEWNEHLKKFLNSIDLDDSRHTPGIFRNHDYSIMIAVYVDDCVIAAKSQELLDEFVSTLRNRFELKIIGKMNQGILRTDVLGMDLDYNIDEGKISLSLQSYIESIENDWLDKISHIKTTSTPHVSSYEHNIKNIDSMDTKTRSKKINELQKINGVINYIRSRCRYDVEFAANKLARSVNFPADNVFYMADKLMNYIFQTKSEKLVFTRETTDNPAITLLSDASLGTEHDMKSRMGIMLWYGENLYKVISRASSAVRNSSTEAELDAIYEGSKEAYYLKKILEEMNLQKDPTVISITDSKPSIQYLKNNYNSNRRDRFLDLKLAKLEERIRADDLLIYKIAGTDNIADVLTKPVSCEDFKKLRSSMQNKTDSQRYSYDN from the coding sequence ATGATATATAGAATTGtactaaatatattaataaaggaaccaatcgattatttaactattaagaagatggactatactagagcaactgaagtggctaatgacactaacttagatgttggaactacccaacataagcttgtttctccacatGGAGGTCTTACCCGGATGGATAACGACCATTCGAGTTCTCAGGTTGTAAAGGAAACCCttcaatcaaatattgagaTTCCTAATGAGAACACAGATGTTTTCATTagaacatttaaaaatcgTTTAAGCACCCTAGAGGGCTTATACGAAAAGACTATGATGAAGCATGACGAATTTCTTAACTCAATCGAAGCTGGTGACTATTTAAGCAAAATCACTAAGCTGgaagaggaagaaaaaGGTCTTGAGCTGAAcatagaaaaattaaggACGAAAATCATTGATAGAGAAGGACTGTTAAATAACAGAACCACTGCTCATACAAGAACGTCCATTAATAATACTGTAACAAACGGCAGTAACAAGGAAGAAGGTAATCAACAAACTAACTTGATGAACAATGGATCATTAATGTTCAAGACATTAAATGGTAAAGAAGTTGTTATCAATAAGAATTACCTTCCActtaatattgaatttaaactAATCAATATTGAGGACCTTCCGTTGTGGATCAAGGAATTCGTTAAATTcctaaattattacaatttagataatttaaatgaattgcCAGAATCTACAATAATTGACCCTGTAGAAGATCAATTCATAAAGGGTCAACTCAAGGAAAATATCAAGTGTGAAGATATATATGACTTTATCTTCATGGAGAATAGTTCCATTAAAATCTTAAACGAAGTTAAGAGAATTTTCTTAAGAAAACTTAACTTTGCCAAACGCCAAAAATTATGGAAACAAGTGTCAATCACTGAGAAATCCAATAATTTGGCTTTACaactaaatttattgaataaattagttggaattgaagaattcatTGACACCAATAAGATGGAAATCTTCAATTTGATTATCAATAGGATTAACAATCAAGTATTGCAACGAATTAATGCAGTACCTATTGATCTATCAAAAATAACTCCTACTCAATATCTaggaattattaaaaaacacGCAGAGGATgcttttgaatttcatgAACAAATAAAGCAATTTTATTCATCTGAACGAGAAGAAGCCAAATCTAACTCTAAAAATCCAGAAACTCTTAGGCCTATTGTAAAAAAGGTACAGAGAAATCCAGTACAAACGAAAATATCCACAAAGaagaatcaattaaaatcagCTGTGGATACAGTAATTGATTCAGGATCTGGGATTAACTTCACCAATAAAAAGGgattaattttcaattatagAAAATTAACAACAATCCCTGAATATTCTGGTGTCGGATCTTCAAGCAATCTGCAGATCATTGGACAGGGGTCCTTAAGAGTTAGAATGGATAATAACggaaaatatcaatacaTTCCTGTTTACTACTGTCCAGATGAAGATGCAACAGTTCTGTCAGCCATTGGCCTTCGCAAAACACTTGGTTTTATAATTACCGAAGATTACAAAAATCTAAAGAATGACAGCATTAGTATTAAAATACATAACGTAGCCAATACTACCTGGATAAAGTCTAATGATTTACTATTATCTTCCAAAGATAATAGGACTTCGGAAAAATTAACGAAGGCGTCATCCATAAGATGGATTAAACCTTCGACAAgctttaataataaaactgtGACTATACATGAAGCACATGAAAGATCAAATCATCTTCCTGTAGATGTCATAGTTCacaatattgaaaataatgctTTTTCAGATGTTAACAAAATCAACTTAAAAAAATCAGAGCTGATCAATTTTTACTGTGAGCAATGTGCTCAAgcaaaaatgaaacagCATGATCATATCAAGGACTCCATGAATAAACACTACGAACAAATGCAACCAGGACAATCCTGGAGCTTAGATATTCGTGGTCCTTTAGGAAAGAACCTTGCAAAAGTTGATAACTACTTATTATTGATGGTAGATAATGTTTCAAGATTTTTACTAGTATCCACACATAcgaataaaaataaagaaaccaTTTCTCTgcaaatcaaaaataatatacagTACATCGAAAAGCAATATGATCGAATTGTAAAAGAGCTTATTGTTGATAGAGGGTCTGAATTTACTAATGATTCTCTAAAAACATATGTATCGGAGAAAGGTATTAAATTAATGCTTACCGATACAAACGACCATGCTTCCAACGCTCGTGCAGAAAGATTCATTGGTATTATGAACAATGATATTAGAACATTAATGCATAACAGTGATCTTCCTTGGGCACTCTGGAAATATGCAGCTCTTGCAGCTGCTAGAATCAGGAATTTGTTCATGACTAAGAAGTTAAATTGTAGTCCAATGACCACATTATCAGGAAAGAATGAACAAATTCGATTTAATTCCTTCTTACCGTTCGGTGCGCATGCGTTCGtaaaaaatcaaacaaACAACAAGTTAACCAATCAAGGTATACCAGCCATAACCTTGTGTAAGGATCCAAATTCCTTTGGTTACTTGTTCTATCTACCACAAACTCGAAAAGTCATTAGTACTATGAGTTATATATTGGCTAATTCTGAAGTAAACGGTGATTTCATAGATCCAAATAAGGTCTTAAGTGAAATCGTTCCTGATAACGATGACACAAATGAAGTCACATCAGAAGATGCTCTTGAAATTGAGGCTGAACCCAGTAATGCTGATGACATTACTATTATCGAAGGGATTGAAAATGACACTCAGTATAAAATTCCGCCCAATATTCAAGAAGACACTGTCTATGGTCTGGAtactataaatattaatgacaACCAAAAGGTTTCTGACCACACTCGCTCGTCGACCGCCGATGAGGAGGTCAAAGAACCTACATTGGAACAGGACACTTCGAATACTTCAGACAACCATTCTGTCCACGAAGCTCATATGTCTACTTTACCAAAGGACATGCCTACTGCAACTTCacatattgatattttgcCAGACAGTGTCGCAGAAAGTGAGCCCGTTAAAAATGTCTCTGATCAAGAGCTGCTGTTAATCAACCGTTTCGATAATAAGAATTCGGACAAGTTTCCCAGCACCGAAGCCATGAAACAGAGAAGGACAAAGCTGTTTCTCAAAGAATTTGCTTCAATCACTAGACGTCCATTAAAGTCTCGGAAACGTGAACTTACCACCTTGGATCTTGAGGAATTTGAAGCAGCGGAGGaacagaagaaaaaaatcaagTTACGTTCTGTACAAGCagtcaataaaattagaactttatattttaagacTGCTATCACCAATAATACAGACGTTCGAGAACGAAAACTCTTTTCGGAAGCATTTGAGAAAGAACTACAAAATCTTTTGAAGATGCAAGTTTTTGACACATCAATCTCCATTCCTAGAAATCAAGTCCCAGCTAACCGAATTATACCTCTTCAGACTATATTTACGGTGAAGCGTGATGGGACTCATAAAGCTCGTATTGTTTGCCGAGGGGACAAACAAACGGAAGCCACCTACAGTAACTATCATACagatcttcttcaaattgatactttgaaattgttcCTGATGATAGCCAATAACCGTAAGATGTGGATACAGACTTTAGATATAAATCATGCATTTTTGTATGCTGATTTACGGGAGGAGATATATGTTCCACTTCCACACGATAGGAGATTTGTGACACCGTTAAAAAAGGCACTTTACGGTTTAAAACAAAGTCCTAAGGAATGGAATGAGCATCTAAAAAAATTCCTGAACAGTATTGATCTGGATGACTCCAGACATACGCCAGGTATATTCAGAAATCACGATTATAGCATCATGATAGCTGTATATGTAGATGACTGTGTCATAGCTGCTAAAAGTCAGGAACTTCTAGACGAGTTTGTTTCCACCTTAAGAAACAGATTTGAGcttaaaattattggaaaaaTGAATCAAGGCATTCTACGTACAGATGTACTAGGAATGGACcttgattataatattgatgaaggTAAAATCAGCCTATCATTGCAATCTTACATTGAAagtattgaaaatgattgGCTTGATAAAATTAGTCATATTAAAACTACTTCTACTCCACATGTTTCATCCTATGAACACAACATCAAAAACATTGATTCTATGGACACTAAAACAAGATCTAAAAAGATCAATGAACTGCAGAAGATAAATGGCGTGATTAACTATATTAGATCTAGATGTAGATATGATGTAGAGTTCGCTGCCAATAAACTGGCCAGGAGTGTGAACTTTCCAGCAGACAACGTTTTTTACATGGCTGATAAACTTATGAACTATATTTTCCAAACTAAGTCAGAAAAACTTGTGTTCACAAGAGAAACCACTGATAACCCGGCCATAACTCTGCTATCTGATGCCTCACTGGGTACGGAACATGACATGAAGTCCAGAATGGGCATAATGTTATGGTATGGAGAGAACCTCTACAAAGTCATTTCAAGAGCCTCCTCAGCTGTCAGAAACTCATCTACTGAAGCTGAACTGGACGCTATCTATGAAGGATCTAAAGAGGCATATTATCTAAAAAAGATTTTAGAAGAAATGAACCTACAAAAAGATCCAACTGTCATTTCCATTACAGACAGCAAACCTAGTA